The following nucleotide sequence is from Acidovorax radicis.
CCGTGGCCAGGGGCACACCGGCCATGCCGAGCTTGTCCACCACTTCGGTGAGGTTGTCGCAGATCAGCGCGATGTGCTGGATGCCTTCGCCGTTGAACTGCATCAGAAACTCTTCGATCTGGCCGCCGCCCTGCTTGGATTCTTCGTTCAGCGGGATGCGGATCTTGCCGTCGGGCGCGGTCATGGCCTTGGAGGTCAGGCCCGTGTATTCGCCCTGGATGTCGAAGTAGCGGATCTCGCGGAAGTTGAACAGCTTCTCGTAGAAGTTGGCCCAAAAGCCCATGCGGCCCCGGTACACGTTGTGCGTGAGGTGGTCGATTTCATTGAGGCCATGGCCCACGGGGCGGCGGTCTACGCCGTCGATGAACTCGAAGTCGATGTCGTAGATCGACTTGCCGTCTTCAAAACGGTCGATCAGGTACAGCGGCGCGCCACCAATGCCCTTGATGGCGGGCAGGCGCAGCTCCATGGGGCCGGTGGGGATCTCGATGGGCTGGGCACCCAGCTCCAGCGCACGGTTGTAGGCCTTGTGCGCGTCTTTCACGCGGAAGGCGAGGCCGCAGGCCGAGGGGCCGTGCTCGGCGCCGAAGTAGGCGGCCTGGCTGTGGGGTTCGCGGTTGAGAATGAAGTTGATGCTGTTCTGGCGGTAGAGCACCACGTCCTTGGACCGGTGCTTGGCCACCAGCGTGAAGCCCAGCTTTTCAAACACCGCCTCCAGCACGCCCGGCGTGGGCGAGGTGAATTCGACGAATTCGAAGCCTGTCAGGCCCATGGGGTTGTCCCAGGCCTCCAGTTGGGCGGCGGTGGGCTGCGGCAGGGGGGCGTTCATGGTTGTCTCCGGCATTCGTTGATGAATGTCATGGACTGTAGGTGCGGCATGCCTCATGTTTCTGGCGAAATCAAGACCCTATCGGGCTTGATTTGCAGGAATCTTGTGAATGATCAAATAAGGGCGCAGGACGACCGCGCCCATAAGAGCTTTGTCGCCCGGCATTTGCGCTGGGCGCTGGGTTCAGGAGCCAGACGCCGCGGGCTGCAGGCGGCGCAACGCCAGGGCCGCATCAATGCGCAACTGCTCTTCGGCCGAGAAAAGCTGCTGCCGAAGTTGTTGCAGCGCCGCCCCTTCGCCTTGCCGTGCCCGGGCCTCGCTGTATTGCGCCAGCCGCTGCTGCCAGTTCTGTTCTTCGCGGTCCAGTTGGGCCATGGCCTGGGCGGCCGGTTCGCCATATTGGGCGGCGCGCACGGTGTGGCGCGTGCGCTCGTCGGTGTTTTGTGCGTTGAAGCTGGCCGTCTGTTCTGCGGCCGCCATGTGTGCCGTGGCGGCATTGCGCTCGGCGCGGCGCTGTGGCGATAGCTCTGCTTCGGCGTCCTGCAGTGCCTGCGTGCGTTGCTCGGCCGACAACTGGGTGTTGCGTGTGACCTCCAGGCGCGCGAGCGTGTAGCGGTCCAGCTCTGCCTCACGGGCAAAGAGGGCGTCGTATTCGGCGTCGTCAAAAAACTGTGAGCGCACCTTCTGGCGAGCCTCCAGGGCGTTGCGCAGTGCGCTGGGGTCGTTCAGGTCTTGAGGCGCGTGCAGACCTGCGAGTGCCACGCGATAGTCCACATAACGCTCGGCCAGGGCCAGTGCCCGCGTGACCAGGTCGGGCGCAAAGTGCTGCCCCACTAGCTGGGCAAGCCGTTGTTTGAGTGCCTGGGGGTCGGCCACATCGCCGGCTTCCATCAGCATGGCTTCCAGTCGGTCGCGCAGGCCTTCGGTCAGCAGCGGGTCGGCTGAGCTGCCCGATGCTGGCGACTGCGCCGGGTGGGGTGACGTGCCGAGCCGGTTGGCATCGCTCGCAGCGATGGACGCGCCTACGGCCCCGCCAAGCATCGCGGTGGCCTGCGGTTTCTGGGCGGGGGTGTGCGCGCCCGGCTGCACGGTGAATGCGCCCAGCCACCAGGCCACGGCGGCTGCCGCAATGCCTGCGGCTATGGCGGCCAGCCCCAAAAAGTGGATGCGTGCGCGGGCTTGTGCCGTCTCCGGGGGGCCTTGGTGGCGGACGCTTTGCACGGTTTAAACGCCCATCAGCTTGAGGCGATTGGCGTGCTGGCGGTACAGCGTGACGGGATCGGTTGAAAACCAGTCGCGCAGGCCGAGCAATTGGTTGACTTCGTCGAGGTGGTTTTGCCGGTAGTCGCCCAGGTGTTTGCCCAGGCGCGACGAGCAGGCGGCCACCAGGCCATCGTTGGCTTCGCCAAAGACCAGGCCCAGTACGCTGAGCAGGCCGTCGCTGGCGTCCAGCACATTGGTCAGCGGCTGTGTGCCCGTCCACGAGTAGTAGCGCACGCCGTTCACCAGCTCGGCGCCGCTGCCGCAATGGCTGGGCAGCGCCTGCGGAAAGCGGCGGTTGAAGTCGGCGAGACCTGCGGTGGTGAGCGCGTCAAGCGCGGCCGTGGGCATCTGGGGCAGGCTTGTGCCTCCCGACACCAGGTTGATGAGCCCCACCAGGGCCTTGGCGGCGCTGTTGGCCACGGCCTCGGACACCGAGCCCTTCGGCGCAACCCTTCGCAGAATGTCGGCCACGCGAGAGCCTTTGTTCACGCCGCCAATGGAGGTGACCGACGCCACGAGTTGTGGCGCCACGCCCGCGACATAGCGGGTGGTGGGGCCGCCGTGGGAGTGGCCAATCAGATTGACCTTGTCGGCGCCCGCCATCGCCATGATGGTTTTGACCTGCGCAAGCAACTGCTCACCGCGCACCTCGGTGCTGTTGGCGGCAGAAACCTGCGCCACATACACCCGCGCGCCGCCCTGGCGCAGCGCGTCGGGGATTCCATAGAAGTAATCAACGCCCAGGGCGGAATCAAAGCCAAAAAGCCCGTGCACCAGCACGATGGGATAACGGGTCTGGGTGTAGCCGCTTTGCGCATGCGCCCCTGCGCCGATGAGCAGCAGCCCCGCCGTGGCTGCGAGCACCAGTGGCCGCAAAAGGCGGCTGAAAAATCCGGTCATGTGTTTGTCTCCGTTGATTGATTTTTTATATGCACAAAAACGAACGACCGTGCGTTTTTGCGGAATCAATTTTTGTGTTTCACCCACACAGTCACTATCGGGACATACCCGCAACCGCAAAAAGATTCGGCGGGAACCGTGTCGCGTTCGTAAAATCCTGCGTCATGACTGGTTTCAACGCACTCGACAAGCTGGACAGGGCCATCCTGCGCCGTCTCCAAGACAACGGCAGAGAAACCTATGACGTCATCGGCGAGCAGGTGGGACTGTCGCCCAGCGCCGTGCTGCGCCGCGTCAAGCGCCTGGAAGACAGCGGCGTCATTGATCGCTATGTGGCCTTGGTGCCGCCCGAGGCTGTGGGTTTGGGGCTCACGGCCTACCTCAATGTGCGGCTCGAAAAACACACCGAAAGCCACAAGCGCAACCCCATGGACCTGTTTCGCGCCAGCGTGCAGACCTGGCCCGAGGTGGTGGAGTGCGCATCGCTCACCGGCGAGATGGACTATCTGCTGCGCGTGGTGGTGGCCGACATGGCGCACTACAGCCGCTTCATCATGGACACGCTGCTCAAGCACCCCAGCGTGCAGGACTGCAAGACCAGTTTTGTGCTCGACCGCGTGAAGGCGACGACGGCCGTGCCGGTGTGAGCGGGCCTGATCCCTGCAACGGCCTGAGATCGTGAACACGTTCTAAACGCGCCAGCGGCGCAGGGTGTTGCCGCTTTGGGCGGACCGCTATACGCTTGCGCCATGGCAACCCTTGGGGCGGCCTTGGAGTGGGGGCGCCATAGCGCATCGCCAGTCATCCGGGCGACAGGGTATTCGTTTTTGTGGCTTGTGTTGCTATTTTTTGTATAGCTGCTTGTGCTCATGAATAAAGCGTTACAGCCTCTTTGTTACTGTGTTTTGGGGTGGCGCCACTATTTTGTTGCGGTGCAGCAAATTTCACTGGAAATGATCAGGGAAAACCCTTACATTAATTGCCATGATCGCAACCAAAGACTGGCTCAAGGCATCCTGGGACGCAGGGCGGGACATCCTGCGCCCGGTGACGGCGCGTCCCTCCATGCCGTCTGCTGATGGCCACCAGCCTATCCATCTGCCTGTAATGGTTCCTATCCGGGCGCTGGGCCCTACCTACCGCGAGCGAATCACTCAGCACCTGCTGCAGTTGGAGCCTGCCGACCGTTACCTTCGGTTTGGCTACGCGGCCAATGACGAGCAGATCCGCCGCTATGCCGAGCAGTTGAACTTTGACCGCGACGAAATTTTTGGCATCTACAACCGTCGCCTTGAGCTGATTGCGATGGCGCATCTGGCTTTCTCCGAGCACCCCGATCACAAACACTGTGCAGAGTTTGGCGTGTCGGTGCTCAAGCAGGCCCGGGGCCGAGGCTTTGGCGCGCGGCTGTTCGAGCGTGCCGTGATGCACGCCCGCAACGAAGGTGTGAGCATGGTGTTCATCCATGCACTGTCTGAAAACACGGCCATGCTCAAGATTGCGCGCAATGCGGGCGCCACCGTGCGCCGCGACGGCTCTGAATCCGAGGCTTACCTGCAGATTGAGCCCGCGAGCCTGGACACCCGCATGGCAGAAATCGTCGAACAGCAGTTTGCCGAAGTGGATTACCAGATCAAGAAGCAGGCCAAGCAGTTCTGGGACTTTCTGGCCAACGTGCAGGAAGTGCGCAGCGGCGTTCAGCACGCGCGCCACCAGTCGGCCGAGTGAGCTGGCGAAGCCGTGACGCCGGTGGTGGCTGGCGTTCACGACAATCCGCTATCCTAGGGGCCTGATTCACTACCGCACGTCCTGCACTCCAGACAGTGTCTGACCCGCACCCCGCGCACCCCGGGCGACCGCCCGAGAGGGAGGACAAGCGCACCTTCCTGCAAAAAGTGGCCGAGTTCATCCATCCGGGGCCCGATTCCCGGGAAGAGCTCATCGAAACCCTGGCCGAAGCCGAAGACAACGAAGTCATTGGCGCGGACTCGCGCGTGATGCTGGAGCGCGTGATTCGCATGGCGGACATGACGGCGCGCGACGTGATGGTGGCTGCCCCGCGCATGGATCTCATCAACATCGATGCGCCGTTTGACGAGCTGATGAACATGGTCATCCACACCGCGCATTCGCGGTTCCCGGTGTACCACGGTGAGCGCGAGAACATCATCGGCATCCTGATGGCCAAGGATCTGCTCAAGCTGCAGCGATCTCCCACGCTGAATGTCCGCGCTTTGTTGCGGCCGACGGTTTTTGTGCCGGAGAGCAAGGGGCTCAACGACCTGTTGCGCGAATTCCGCGGCAACCGCAATCACCTGGCCATCGTCATCGACGAGTTTGGCCGTGTGGCGGGCCTTGTCACCATTGAGGACGTGCTCGAAGAAATTGTGGGCGAGATCGAGGACGAGTTCGATATCCCCGAAGACGACGGCGATATCTTCGGCCTGGCTGATCGCACCTACCGCGTGAGCGGAGACACCCTGATCGAACGCGTTGCCGAAGCGTTTGGAGTCACTATCACCGGCAGCGATCCGGGCGAGCACTTTGACACCATCGGTGGGCTTATCGCCCACGAGATCGGCCATATGCCCAAACGCGGCGAGCTTCTGGAGCTTGCGGGCCTTCAATTTGTCGTGCTGCACACCAAGGGTGGCGCGGTGCGCTGGTTCAAGGTCTCCAGGGTCGAAGAAACCGACGCTGCCGGTTGATGTTGCGCGCCCATCCGGCAGCGGGACGGTCGCTGGTGACACAAATCCCTGTGGCCTTGGTGGCGGGCCTGGCGCAAGCGGCTTCGCTGGCCTGGCCCGGAAGTGGCCATGCGCTGTGGTGGCTGCAACTGGCATCGTTAGCGGTGCTGGCCTGGCTGGTGCGCCCGGCGGCCTCGAGCCCCTCGGTTTCATGGGGGCGCGGCGCCTGGATAGGCGGCATGTTTGCCACCGCATGGCTGTCTGGCACGTTCTGGTGGCTTTTCATTTCCATGTACCAGTATGGCGGCCTCGCAGCGCCGCTGGCGGCAGCTGCCGTACTGGGGCTGGCTGCATTTCTTGCCACCTATTACGCAGCGGCTGTAGCGTTGTTTTGCCGTCTGGCGCCCGTTGGTAAAGCGCGAAGTGCTCTTCTTTTCGGAGCGCTCTGGCTCTTGGCGGAATTGGCGCGTGGTGTGTGGTGGACGGGTTTTCCTTGGGGCGCTGGCGGCTACGCGCATGTGGATGGTCCGCTGGCCGTTCTTGCGCGCTACGTGGGGGTGTATGGCATCAGCGCGGTAGCGGCCATGCTGGTGATGTTGGCCGTGCAGGTGCGCCGTGACGACCTGCGCAGCGCTCGCCTGTGGGGCCTTTTGTTGGCCGTCGGGGTGGCGCTTGCCGCCGCCACGATGGATCGGTTTTGCGCAGTGGATATGTGCCACACGCCAGTGCAACCCCCGGCGCCTGCCCTGAGCCTTGAGTTGCTTCAGGGCAACATCGCGCAGGATGAAAAGTTCCAGTCGGGCAGCGGCGTGCCGGTGGCGCTGGCGTGGTACGCGCAGGCCCTGCGGGATGCGCGCGCCGACCTCGTGGTGGCGCCAGAGACCGCGATCCCGCTGTTGCCCCAGCAACTTATCCCTGGTTACCTTGACGGCATTGAGCAGCGCTATGCCCACGGCCAACAAGCGGCGTTGCTGGGTATACCGCTCGGAGACGAGACACTGGGCTACACCAACTCGGCGGTGGGTTTCAGCCCCGCCACCGTGAACGAGCCCTATCGGTATGACAAACACCACCTGGTGCCGTTCGGCGAGTTCATCCCGCCGTTTTTCAGGTGGTTTACCGAGATGATGAATATTCCGCTGGGCGATTTCAACCGCGGCGCGGTTGGCCAGCCCTCGTTGGTCTGGGCGGGCCAGCGCGTGGCTCCCAATATCTGCTACGAAGACCTTTTTGGCGAAGAGCTGGGCGCGCGGTTTCGGGACCCGGCTAAAGCCCCCACGGTGTTTGTCAACCTGAGCAATATCGGCTGGTTTGGCGACACCGTGGCGATTGACCAGCATTTGCAGATCAGCCGCATGCGGGCGCTGGAGTTCGAGCGGCCCATGGTGCGGGCCACCAACACGGGGGCCACCGCCATCATCGATCACCGCGGCGTGGTGACCCACCAACTGGCGCGCTACACCCGTGGGGTGTTGCGAGGCGAGGTGCAGGGCCGGGGGCTGGACGCCCAAAGTGGCTGGGCAATCACCCCTTACGCGTGGTGGGTTTCTCGCTGGGGGCTGGGGCCGCTCTGGGGTTTTGGTGGCTTGGCGCTGGTGTGGGCACTGGTGGCAATCCGCTTGCGGGCGGCGCGTGGCAATTGATCCACGTCAGGTGTTTTGGCGGCGGTCGCGCGGGCTTGGCGGCCAAAACCGGATGGTGTCATCCTATGCCTTGATAATAGAGGGTCGCACGCGGGGGCTTGTGTTGCGTATAACGATGGTTTGAAGCGGTGCAACCGCTGTTCTGGAGCACGACTGAAAATGGCAGATTCCTTTTCCTACGAACAACTGATCGCCTCGGGCGAGGGCCGGCTGTTCGGCGCTGACAGCGGGCGTCTGCCGCTGCCACCCATGCTGATGTTCGATCGCATCACGCACATCGACAGCGATGGGGGCGCACACGGGCTAGGAAAAATCCGCGCAGAGCTGGACATCAAACCCGATTTGTGGTTTTTTGCCTGCCACTTCCAGGGTGACCCGGTCATGCCCGGTTGCCTGGGGCTCGACGCCATGTGGCAGCTCATCGGTTTTTACCTGACCTGGCTGCAACTGCCGGGCAAGGGCCGAGCGCTGGGCGCCGGCGAGGTCAAGTTCACTGGTGAAGTGGGGCCTGACGTGAAATTGGTCACTTACGAAATCGACATCAAGCGTGTCATCAAGCGCAAGCTGGTCATGGCCATTGGCGATGCCCGCCTGCTGGCCGATGGCAAGGAAATTTATGTGGCCAACGACCTGCGGGTGGGCCTCTTCAAACGCGACGACGCAACGGTCGGAGCACCCACGGAGGGAGCCTCGGCATGATCTCGAAAAAGCGTGTTGTCATCACAGGTGCGGGCATCGTCTCGTGCATCGGCAATGACCAGCAGGCCGTCACCCAATCGCTGCGCGAAGGCAAGTCCGGCATCCGCGCGATGCCCGAGTTTGCCGAGCTCGGTTTGCGCAGCCAGGTGGCGGGCGTGCCGCAGATTGATCTGGACGCACTGATTGACCGCAAGCTGCGCCGCTTCATGGGGGATGCCGCGGCCTATGCCTATGTGTCGTTGAAAGACGCCATCGCGCAGTCCGGCCTCACGCCCGCGCAGGTGTCGCACCCGCGCACCGGCCTCATCATGGGTTCGGGCGGCGGCTCGCCGGCCAACCAGATCGAGGCTGCAGACACGCTGCGCAGCAAGGGCATTCGCCGCGTGGGGCCGTACCAGGTCACGCGCTGCATGGGCTCGACGGTGTCGGCCAATCTGTCCACGGCGTTTGCCATCAAGGGCATCAATTTTTCGATCACTTCGGCCTGCAGCACCTCTGCCCATTGTGTGGGCATGGCCGCGCAGCAGATCGCCTTTGGCCTGCAGGACGTGATGTTCGCGGGCGGCGGCGAAGAGCTCTCGTGGGGCCTCGCGCTGCTGTTTGACGGCATGGGTGCCATGTCCAGCAAATACAACGACACGCCCGAAAAAGCCTCGCGCCCCTATGACGCAGACCGCGACGGCTTTGTCATCGCCGGTGGCGGTGGTGCGCTGGTGCTCGAAAGCCTCGAACACGCGCAGGCACGCGGCGCCCACATCCTGGCCGAGGTCGTGGGCTTTGGCCTGTCGTCCGACGGCGAAGACATGGTCGCACCGTCCGGTGACGGCGCGATCAACTGCATGCGCCAGGCGATTGCCGACGCAGGCGGCGCCACCATTGATTACGTGAACACCCACGGCACCTCGACCCCCGTGGGCGACCTGCCCGAGCTGCGCGCGCTGCGTGAAGTGTTTGGCGATGCGGTGCCACCGTTTTCATCGACCAAGTCGCTCACCGGCCACTCGCAAGGTGCGACGGGCGTGCAGGAGGCGATTTATTGCCTCTACATGTTGCAGGAAGGCTTTGTCGCCGGCTCGGCCCACATCGAAAACCTCGACCCGGCTGCCGAAGGCATGCCCATCGTGCGCACCTCGCGCGATGCGCAGCTCACGACCGTGCTGTCCAACAGTTTCGGGTTTGGGGGCACCAACGCCAGCCTGGTGCTGCGCCGCTGGAACGATTGACGCAACCCTCTGGGGCGCATTGCGTCTTTCCGTTTTTCCCTCTGGCCGCTACTGCGCGAGAGGGAAGGGGGCCCCGCCACCGCAGCGGGGTCGCCTCAAGTCACCGCCCGATCAGTGCGCGGGCCCGGATGACAGCGCTTGGTGCAACAGCCCCGGCAGCATCGCCAGTATGCGCGTGGCCTGCAGCCCCGGTGGCAGCGTGCGTGCGTGGTAGCAGTACAACGACATAGGCGGCAACTCGTGCAGTTCCACCGCCATGATGGCCTGCGGGTCGAGCTGGGTGGCTGTCAGAAAGTCGACCACCGTCCAGCCCATGCTCCGGCGCACCAGCTCCAGCGCCAGCCGTGAAGTCTGCACTTGCAGGCTTGGCCCTGCGGGCGTGCCCAGGCGCTGGGCGAGGTCGTCGATGGACAGGCGCATGGGGTCGTCCCCCACCAGCCGAATCACTGGCACCTGGGCCAGCCGGGCGCCGGGTGTCACGGCGCGCGGCGCGCGCGCCCACACCGACTGCGCCACGGCCAGGTACATGCGCCCGCTGACCAGCAGGTCGCTGCGGATCTGCGGGTGCGGGTGCTTGTAGAAGCCGAGGCAAAAGTCCACGCTGCGCGTGAGCAGGGCCTGTGTCATCTGGTCCTGGTGAATGGTGCGCACTTCCACGCCCACCTGCGGGTAGCGCTGCGCGTGTTCTTGCAGCACCAGGGGCAGGAATTCGTGCGTGATGGAGGGAATGGCCGCCAGCCGCACACTCCCGGAGTCATTGGCGCCCAGGTTGCGTGCCGTGCGGCGCAGGGCTTCGAGCTGGCGGTGGATGCCTGTGGACTCGGTGGCGAGCACCTGCGCCTCGGGCGTTGGGGTCAGTCCTGCCGGTGTGCGCACGAACAGGCGGTAGCCGAGCTGCAGCTCAGTGTGCGCCACGGCCTTGCTCACGGCCGACGGAGTAATGCACAGCAGCCGCGCGGCAGCGCTCATGTTGCCGGTTTGCAGAACAGCCTGGAACACCTCAAGTTGCCGCAGGTTCATTGCAAGGTCCGTAGGTGGGGGGTGTGAGTTCAATTCACAGGGGGTGGCTGATTATTCCCTATCGGTGTGTCTGACTTTCTCATACCATCCGGCACCGCCAACGAGCGGGTAGGGGCCCCAGCACACACCGCTGAAGGCCCTCTTCAAAACAACTGTCTGGAGATTTCTGTCATGCGCATTTCCCAACCTGTGCACCGCTGGCTTGCCGGCCTGCTGCTGTCCGCTGCCTCTGTCGTGGCCCTGGCCCAGGCGGCCAAGCCCAACGTGGTCGTGCTGGCCACCGGCGGCACCATTGCAGGCGCTGGCGCCTCGGCGGCCAACAGTGCCACCTACGCCGCCGCCAAGGTGCCGGTGGACAAGCTGTTGGCGGGCCTGCCCGAACTCTCCAGCGTGGCCCGCGTCTCGGGTGAACAGGTGTTCCAGATCGCGTCCGAGAGCTTCACCAATGAGCATTTGCTCCAACTCGGCCGACGCGTCTCGGCCCTGGCCAAGCAGGCCGATGTGGACGGTATCGTCATCACCCACGGCACCGACACGCTCGAAGAAACCGCGTACTTCCTGAACCTGGTGGTGCACACCACCAAGCCCATCGTGGTGGTGGGCTCCATGCGCCCTGGTACGGCCCTGTCGGCCGACGGCGCGCTGAACCTGTACGACGCCGTGACCGTGGCCGCCAGCAAGGACGCCGCTGGCAAGGGCGTGCTCGTCACGATGAACGACGAGATCCAGAGCGGTCGCGACGTGAGCAAGACCATCAACATCAAGACCGAGGCCTTCAAGAGCCAGTGGGGCCCGCTGGGCATGGTGGTGGAGGGCAAGAACTACTGGTTCCGCGCCCCGGTCAAGCGCCACACGACCAACTCCGAGTTCAACATCGACGATATCAAGGCGCTGCCCGCCGTGGACATCGTGTACGGCTACGGCAACATGAACACCACAGGCATCGAAGCCTATGGCAAGGCTGGCGTCAAGGCACTGATCCATGCCGGCACGGGCAACGGCTCGGTGGCAGCGCAGGCCGTGGATTCGCTCAAGGCCCTGCGCGGCCAGGGCGTGCAGATCATCCGCTCGGCCCGCGTGCCGGATGGCTTTGTGCTGCGCAATGCCGAACAACCCGACGACAAGTACGACTGGGTGGTGGCCCATGACCTGCGCCCCCAAAAGGCCCGCATTCTGGCCATGGTCGCCCTGACCAAGACCAATGACAGCAAAGAGCTGCAGCGCATTTTCTGGGAGTATTAAGAAGACCCCCTGAGTCGCTTCGCGCCTTCCCCCTGAAGGGGGACGCCCCCAGCGCGGCGGGGCGGCTCTTGCGCGGGGGCGCTGGCCTGGTTCGCGACAGTTTCGACGGGTGGCGAACTGCGTAGCGATAGGCTATTTCAGATAAGACTTGGCGCACCATATGTGCGCCGACGGGCTGCCCGCAAAGGTGGTCACCGGCACGCACCGGCTTATAGCTCGCGTGACTGGTTGGGAAGGCTGGGGCTCCAAAAGGGCTCCGGCCTTTTTTCATGGGTGCGGGCCGATGTTGCTGGTGCTGCCGCAGCACCTGCGGCTGCGCGCCGTAAAATCACTGGTTTCGCGCGCGATGCCCGCCCTTGTTGCCTTTTGGGGCGGCGGGCGTTGGGTTTGGCGCACGCACCGCGTTTTCTTCTTGTCCCCCTTACTTGCCCGGCCCTGGCTTGCCAGTGCCCCAGCCACAGACGCCATGTTGACATTCCAGCAAATCATCCTGAAGTTGCAGTCCTATTGGGACGCGCAGGGTTGCGCCCTTTTGCAACCCTATGACATGGAAGTGGGCGCAGGCACCTCGCACACCGCCACCTTCCTGCGCGCCATCGGGCCCGAGCCCTGGAAGGCTGCCTACGTGCAGCCCAGCCGCCGCCCCAAGGACGGCCGCTATGGCGAGAACCCCAACCGCCTGCAGCACTACTACCAGTACCAGGTGGTCTTGAAGCCCGCGCCGGCCAACATCCTGGAGCTGTACCTCGGCTCGCTCGAAGCCCTGGGCTTTGACCTCAAAAAGAACGACATCCGCTTCGTCGAGGACGACTGGGAGAACCCCACGCTCGGCGCCTGGGGCCTGGGCTGGGAAGTTTGGCTCAACGGCATGGAGGTGACGCAGTTCACCTACTTCCAGCAAGTGGGCGGCATCGACTGCAAGCCCGCCACGGGCGAGATCACTTACGGTCTGGAACGCCTGGCCATGTACCTGCAGGGTGTGGACAACGTCTACAACCTGACTTGGACCGAGCGCGCCGACGGCTCCAAGCTCACCTATGGTGATGTGTACAAGCAAAACGAGGTGGAACAGTCCACCTACAACTTCGAGCACAGCGACGCGGACTTTTTGTTCACCGCGTTCAACGCGCATGAAAAGCAGGCCAAGCACCTGATGGAGCAGCAACTGGCGCTGCCCGCCTATGAGCAAGTGCTCAAGGCCGCGCACAGCTTCAACCTGCTGGATGCGCGCGGCGCCATCAGCGTGACCGAGCGCGCTGCCTACATCGGCCGCATCCGCAACCTGGCCCGCGCTGTGGCGCAAAGCTACTACGAAAGCCGCGAGCGCCTGGGTTTCCCCATGGCACCGCGCGAGTGGGTGGAACAGATGGTCAAAAAGGCAGCGTGAGAGAAATGACGATGACAACCCAAAACCTCCTCGTTGAACTGTTTGTCGAAGAACTGCCCCCCAAGGCGCTTCAGAA
It contains:
- a CDS encoding HlyC/CorC family transporter, which produces MSDPHPAHPGRPPEREDKRTFLQKVAEFIHPGPDSREELIETLAEAEDNEVIGADSRVMLERVIRMADMTARDVMVAAPRMDLINIDAPFDELMNMVIHTAHSRFPVYHGERENIIGILMAKDLLKLQRSPTLNVRALLRPTVFVPESKGLNDLLREFRGNRNHLAIVIDEFGRVAGLVTIEDVLEEIVGEIEDEFDIPEDDGDIFGLADRTYRVSGDTLIERVAEAFGVTITGSDPGEHFDTIGGLIAHEIGHMPKRGELLELAGLQFVVLHTKGGAVRWFKVSRVEETDAAG
- a CDS encoding lipase secretion chaperone produces the protein MQSVRHQGPPETAQARARIHFLGLAAIAAGIAAAAVAWWLGAFTVQPGAHTPAQKPQATAMLGGAVGASIAASDANRLGTSPHPAQSPASGSSADPLLTEGLRDRLEAMLMEAGDVADPQALKQRLAQLVGQHFAPDLVTRALALAERYVDYRVALAGLHAPQDLNDPSALRNALEARQKVRSQFFDDAEYDALFAREAELDRYTLARLEVTRNTQLSAEQRTQALQDAEAELSPQRRAERNAATAHMAAAEQTASFNAQNTDERTRHTVRAAQYGEPAAQAMAQLDREEQNWQQRLAQYSEARARQGEGAALQQLRQQLFSAEEQLRIDAALALRRLQPAASGS
- a CDS encoding GNAT family N-acetyltransferase, which encodes MIATKDWLKASWDAGRDILRPVTARPSMPSADGHQPIHLPVMVPIRALGPTYRERITQHLLQLEPADRYLRFGYAANDEQIRRYAEQLNFDRDEIFGIYNRRLELIAMAHLAFSEHPDHKHCAEFGVSVLKQARGRGFGARLFERAVMHARNEGVSMVFIHALSENTAMLKIARNAGATVRRDGSESEAYLQIEPASLDTRMAEIVEQQFAEVDYQIKKQAKQFWDFLANVQEVRSGVQHARHQSAE
- a CDS encoding Lrp/AsnC family transcriptional regulator → MTGFNALDKLDRAILRRLQDNGRETYDVIGEQVGLSPSAVLRRVKRLEDSGVIDRYVALVPPEAVGLGLTAYLNVRLEKHTESHKRNPMDLFRASVQTWPEVVECASLTGEMDYLLRVVVADMAHYSRFIMDTLLKHPSVQDCKTSFVLDRVKATTAVPV
- the hppD gene encoding 4-hydroxyphenylpyruvate dioxygenase, whose amino-acid sequence is MNAPLPQPTAAQLEAWDNPMGLTGFEFVEFTSPTPGVLEAVFEKLGFTLVAKHRSKDVVLYRQNSINFILNREPHSQAAYFGAEHGPSACGLAFRVKDAHKAYNRALELGAQPIEIPTGPMELRLPAIKGIGGAPLYLIDRFEDGKSIYDIDFEFIDGVDRRPVGHGLNEIDHLTHNVYRGRMGFWANFYEKLFNFREIRYFDIQGEYTGLTSKAMTAPDGKIRIPLNEESKQGGGQIEEFLMQFNGEGIQHIALICDNLTEVVDKLGMAGVPLATAPNDVYYEMLDTRLPGHGQPVSELQARGILLDGSTADGTPRLLLQIFSTPLLGPVFFEFIQRKGDYRDGFGEGNFKALFESLERDQIRRGVLKA
- the fabA gene encoding 3-hydroxyacyl-[acyl-carrier-protein] dehydratase FabA → MADSFSYEQLIASGEGRLFGADSGRLPLPPMLMFDRITHIDSDGGAHGLGKIRAELDIKPDLWFFACHFQGDPVMPGCLGLDAMWQLIGFYLTWLQLPGKGRALGAGEVKFTGEVGPDVKLVTYEIDIKRVIKRKLVMAIGDARLLADGKEIYVANDLRVGLFKRDDATVGAPTEGASA
- the lnt gene encoding apolipoprotein N-acyltransferase, with amino-acid sequence MLRAHPAAGRSLVTQIPVALVAGLAQAASLAWPGSGHALWWLQLASLAVLAWLVRPAASSPSVSWGRGAWIGGMFATAWLSGTFWWLFISMYQYGGLAAPLAAAAVLGLAAFLATYYAAAVALFCRLAPVGKARSALLFGALWLLAELARGVWWTGFPWGAGGYAHVDGPLAVLARYVGVYGISAVAAMLVMLAVQVRRDDLRSARLWGLLLAVGVALAAATMDRFCAVDMCHTPVQPPAPALSLELLQGNIAQDEKFQSGSGVPVALAWYAQALRDARADLVVAPETAIPLLPQQLIPGYLDGIEQRYAHGQQAALLGIPLGDETLGYTNSAVGFSPATVNEPYRYDKHHLVPFGEFIPPFFRWFTEMMNIPLGDFNRGAVGQPSLVWAGQRVAPNICYEDLFGEELGARFRDPAKAPTVFVNLSNIGWFGDTVAIDQHLQISRMRALEFERPMVRATNTGATAIIDHRGVVTHQLARYTRGVLRGEVQGRGLDAQSGWAITPYAWWVSRWGLGPLWGFGGLALVWALVAIRLRAARGN
- a CDS encoding esterase/lipase family protein, producing the protein MTGFFSRLLRPLVLAATAGLLLIGAGAHAQSGYTQTRYPIVLVHGLFGFDSALGVDYFYGIPDALRQGGARVYVAQVSAANSTEVRGEQLLAQVKTIMAMAGADKVNLIGHSHGGPTTRYVAGVAPQLVASVTSIGGVNKGSRVADILRRVAPKGSVSEAVANSAAKALVGLINLVSGGTSLPQMPTAALDALTTAGLADFNRRFPQALPSHCGSGAELVNGVRYYSWTGTQPLTNVLDASDGLLSVLGLVFGEANDGLVAACSSRLGKHLGDYRQNHLDEVNQLLGLRDWFSTDPVTLYRQHANRLKLMGV